A genomic region of Catalinimonas niigatensis contains the following coding sequences:
- a CDS encoding sensor histidine kinase translates to MDAADIIEQEKDNIIQQWIESVETEIPHSQNYEEPTIMNSVPELLDALIKAIRSRDVSHLATKGAVHGKQRAPFPEYSLRHVIKEYRLLKRTLFSVLDAYPKSNESLERDIVMYVIDEAVEQASEAFYQFRMAEDTSDKEKVENLLVQMKDQDNLRDQFIAALSHDIRNPLNNTLSAVALLENRLSSADDELVHKLLNVIKLSMDKGNALINNLLNVSLIQAGEHLPIYREEGDLLKEIKESVNSLSPDIQSRVNIYHHQTEISGYWDIKALCRAIDNLISNALKHGDPKKEINIRFNQDEQQTSIEVHNHNNGKPIPEEKQKELFDLYYRDSPSKSRGWGLGLTLVKGIVDAHNGEVKVHSTEEKGTAFILILPNWKEE, encoded by the coding sequence ATGGACGCAGCAGATATCATTGAACAGGAAAAAGATAACATTATTCAACAGTGGATAGAAAGTGTAGAGACAGAAATCCCTCATTCTCAGAATTACGAAGAACCTACCATTATGAACAGCGTTCCCGAACTTCTGGATGCCTTGATAAAGGCGATACGTTCCAGGGATGTCAGTCATCTGGCAACTAAAGGGGCTGTACATGGCAAACAAAGGGCTCCCTTTCCGGAATATTCATTGCGCCATGTCATCAAAGAGTACCGCTTGCTTAAGAGAACACTTTTTAGCGTTCTGGATGCGTATCCTAAAAGTAATGAGAGCCTGGAACGAGATATTGTCATGTACGTCATTGATGAGGCAGTAGAACAAGCTAGTGAAGCCTTTTATCAGTTTAGGATGGCCGAAGATACTTCAGATAAAGAGAAAGTGGAAAACTTACTGGTACAGATGAAAGACCAGGATAACCTTCGGGATCAGTTTATCGCTGCACTGTCTCATGATATCCGTAATCCTCTCAATAATACGCTATCAGCGGTAGCACTGCTCGAGAACAGACTGTCAAGTGCAGATGACGAACTCGTGCACAAATTGCTAAATGTGATTAAGCTTAGCATGGATAAAGGCAATGCCTTGATCAATAATTTGCTAAATGTAAGTCTTATTCAGGCAGGAGAGCATTTACCTATTTACCGCGAAGAAGGTGACCTTCTCAAGGAAATTAAAGAGTCTGTCAACAGTTTGAGCCCTGACATACAGTCAAGGGTTAATATTTACCATCATCAGACAGAAATCTCAGGCTACTGGGATATAAAAGCATTATGCCGGGCTATTGATAACCTGATTTCTAATGCACTTAAGCACGGTGATCCCAAAAAAGAGATCAACATTAGGTTTAATCAGGATGAACAGCAGACCAGCATTGAAGTGCATAACCATAACAATGGTAAACCAATTCCTGAAGAAAAGCAGAAAGAACTGTTTGACCTTTACTATCGTGATTCACCTAGTAAGTCGCGAGGATGGGGGCTGGGGCTAACGTTGGTAAAAGGTATTGTAGATGCCCACAATGGTGAAGTAAAAGTACACAGTACTGAAGAAAAAGGCACTGCTTTTATCCTCATTCTTCCCAACTGGAAAGAAGAATAG
- a CDS encoding class I SAM-dependent methyltransferase, with translation MKSPPESSVLRSWNLNAHRWNTLIDEEKLESRRLVTNQSIVEVLQSLPTKRMLDVGCGEGWLVRRMNEAGREYRGVDGSEMLIKLAQDKGQGNYQCLSYENIIQSSAIEGTPFEGIVLNFALFTKEGAAELLCSLRNHLIPKGKLIIQSLHPEVMPQGWEPDVWQGLPDDFVEPYAWYQRSMQEWKELFEDCHLTIENLHEPVHPHTQNPLSVIFVLTCK, from the coding sequence ATGAAATCACCTCCAGAATCTTCTGTGCTTCGTAGTTGGAACCTCAACGCACATCGCTGGAATACATTGATTGATGAAGAAAAGCTGGAAAGTCGGCGTTTGGTCACTAATCAATCCATCGTAGAGGTACTGCAATCACTCCCAACTAAACGGATGCTTGATGTGGGCTGTGGAGAAGGTTGGCTGGTGCGTAGAATGAACGAAGCAGGCAGGGAATACCGGGGAGTGGATGGCAGTGAAATGCTCATAAAATTAGCACAAGACAAAGGGCAGGGTAATTATCAATGCCTGAGTTATGAAAATATCATACAAAGCTCAGCCATTGAAGGAACGCCTTTTGAGGGTATTGTGCTTAATTTTGCCCTCTTCACCAAAGAAGGTGCTGCTGAATTATTGTGTAGCCTGCGTAATCATTTGATTCCTAAAGGCAAACTCATTATCCAAAGCTTACACCCTGAGGTAATGCCACAAGGTTGGGAGCCTGATGTATGGCAGGGGCTTCCTGATGACTTTGTGGAACCTTATGCCTGGTACCAGCGAAGTATGCAGGAATGGAAAGAGCTGTTTGAAGATTGTCATCTCACCATAGAAAACCTACATGAACCAGTGCATCCACATACCCAAAATCCATTGTCCGTTATATTTGTACTGACATGTAAGTAA
- a CDS encoding YihY/virulence factor BrkB family protein, with protein sequence MKFLKKQWQWIKNTIVGKIIGDIIKGFEHDSPLLYGASIAFYMIFSMPALLIFTVVIAGTFLGEQAAQGQLFYYIEEFVGSDTAEQIQNIIKNAAIDEAGYIAKVVGIATLTFSATTVFVNIQIALNAIWGVRAKPQKGWLKLIMDRLFSFLIVIVLGVLLLTTTLIEALLGNFRDLLVRIFSDYIVYLIEVVSSITNIAIVTLVFALVFKLLPDAKVRWKDVWVGSIVTTILFLIGKGLIGVYLSQSNLSSTYGAAGSLVILLLWVYYSAVIFLVGAEFTKAYSLRVGKEIIPKKNAVRVIRKEIEREVKEVNK encoded by the coding sequence ATGAAGTTCTTAAAAAAGCAATGGCAGTGGATAAAAAACACGATAGTTGGTAAAATTATCGGGGATATTATTAAGGGGTTTGAGCATGACAGCCCTTTACTGTATGGAGCATCAATTGCCTTTTATATGATTTTTTCCATGCCAGCTTTACTCATCTTTACTGTAGTAATTGCCGGTACTTTTCTCGGGGAGCAGGCTGCCCAGGGTCAGCTTTTTTATTATATAGAAGAATTTGTAGGGAGTGATACTGCGGAGCAGATACAGAATATTATCAAAAATGCTGCGATTGATGAAGCTGGTTATATAGCTAAAGTAGTAGGTATAGCTACGCTTACTTTTAGTGCCACTACAGTTTTCGTAAATATACAGATAGCGCTGAACGCGATCTGGGGAGTAAGGGCAAAGCCTCAAAAAGGTTGGCTTAAGTTGATCATGGACCGGCTTTTTTCTTTTTTAATTGTAATTGTGCTAGGTGTATTATTACTGACCACAACCCTGATAGAAGCACTTTTGGGTAATTTTCGTGATCTCCTGGTTAGAATTTTCTCTGATTACATTGTGTATCTGATAGAAGTAGTTAGTTCTATCACCAATATTGCTATTGTAACTCTGGTGTTTGCTCTGGTATTCAAGTTGTTGCCTGATGCTAAAGTTCGGTGGAAAGATGTGTGGGTAGGCTCTATTGTAACGACTATACTTTTCCTGATAGGTAAAGGATTGATTGGTGTATACCTGAGCCAGAGTAATTTGTCATCTACTTATGGGGCAGCCGGATCATTGGTTATTTTACTACTTTGGGTCTACTATTCCGCTGTGATTTTTTTGGTCGGGGCTGAGTTTACTAAAGCATATTCACTGCGTGTAGGTAAGGAAATCATACCCAAAAAAAATGCAGTTAGAGTGATACGAAAAGAGATTGAGAGAGAAGTGAAAGAGGTAAATAAATGA
- a CDS encoding cytochrome B, protein MYTGLLHLHSALRYVVLILLIIAVINALMKWQGKKEFKPVDKKIYLFTLIATHTQLLIGLILYFVSPIVDQAYADFGAAMKDAMLRFWAMEHFALMLIAIILITIGYSSSKKVVDAVVKHKKIAIFFLLGLVLILFAIPWPFSNVARPWF, encoded by the coding sequence ATGTACACTGGTCTGCTTCATTTACACTCTGCCCTTCGTTATGTAGTTCTGATTCTATTGATTATTGCTGTAATTAATGCATTAATGAAGTGGCAGGGTAAGAAAGAATTTAAGCCGGTAGATAAAAAAATCTATCTATTTACTTTAATCGCTACCCATACTCAACTGCTGATAGGATTGATCCTCTATTTTGTCAGCCCTATAGTAGATCAGGCATATGCAGATTTTGGCGCTGCAATGAAAGATGCTATGCTTAGGTTTTGGGCAATGGAACATTTCGCCTTAATGCTGATTGCTATTATACTTATTACCATAGGGTATTCATCCTCTAAAAAAGTGGTGGATGCAGTAGTCAAACATAAAAAGATAGCTATATTTTTCCTGCTTGGCTTGGTGCTGATTCTATTTGCTATTCCCTGGCCATTCAGTAATGTAGCCAGACCTTGGTTTTAG
- a CDS encoding DASH family cryptochrome translates to MHRNTILWFKNDLRLHDNVNLITALQNSKMVYPVYCFDPRNYQQTEIGLPKTGSFRGRFLLETLKDLRQNLREIGSDLIIRQGLPEKIIPALAKELMATVVYASREASPEEIRIDQAVEEELNHEGISLELNWQSTLLHLDDIPWPIKRLPDTFTHFRKEAERTTKIRKALPRPVEMGAFSGIKVGDIPSLDDLGLAPPPFDERSVLRFNGGETEGLKRLNDYLWKKDLLKTYKETRNGLIGDDYSSKFSAWLSIGALSPRKIYEEIQRYERERLKNTSTYWLFFELLWRDFFRFTAKKYGSLIFELGGIQQKVLETYDNPITFERWKQGETGIPFIDANMRELNCSGFMSNRGRQNVASFLIKDLQVNWTWGASYFESLLVDYDACSNWCNWNYIAGVGNDPREDRYFNIMSQAQRYDPQGEYIRQWIPELSELKGKHAHFPARLKKQRLECANIRLGTDYPEPMVSFDKWMY, encoded by the coding sequence ATGCATCGCAATACCATCCTATGGTTCAAGAATGACCTGAGGCTCCATGATAATGTGAACCTGATTACAGCATTACAAAACTCAAAAATGGTTTATCCTGTTTATTGCTTTGATCCCAGAAATTATCAACAAACAGAGATAGGTTTGCCCAAAACTGGTTCTTTTCGTGGTCGTTTTCTGCTGGAAACTTTGAAAGACTTACGGCAGAATTTGAGAGAAATTGGCTCTGATTTGATCATTCGTCAGGGATTGCCGGAGAAAATCATTCCTGCTTTGGCAAAAGAGCTTATGGCTACTGTAGTTTATGCCAGTAGAGAAGCCTCGCCGGAAGAGATACGTATAGATCAGGCTGTAGAAGAAGAACTCAACCATGAAGGTATTTCCTTAGAACTTAACTGGCAATCTACACTCCTGCACTTAGACGATATTCCCTGGCCTATCAAAAGATTACCTGATACTTTCACTCATTTCAGAAAAGAGGCCGAACGAACCACCAAAATCAGAAAAGCTCTGCCCAGACCAGTAGAAATGGGAGCTTTTAGTGGTATTAAAGTAGGCGATATTCCTTCACTAGATGACCTTGGCCTTGCTCCTCCTCCGTTTGACGAACGTTCTGTACTCCGATTCAATGGTGGTGAAACAGAAGGTTTAAAGCGGCTCAATGACTATTTGTGGAAAAAAGATTTGCTCAAAACTTATAAAGAGACCCGAAATGGATTAATAGGTGACGATTACTCCTCTAAGTTTTCAGCCTGGCTATCCATTGGAGCTCTTTCTCCGAGGAAAATTTACGAGGAAATTCAAAGGTACGAACGCGAAAGACTAAAGAATACTTCTACCTATTGGCTCTTCTTTGAACTTCTCTGGCGGGATTTCTTTCGTTTTACTGCCAAAAAATACGGAAGCCTCATTTTTGAGTTAGGAGGAATTCAGCAGAAGGTACTGGAGACTTATGATAATCCAATTACATTTGAACGCTGGAAGCAGGGAGAAACAGGAATTCCTTTCATTGATGCAAATATGCGTGAATTGAATTGCAGTGGCTTTATGTCAAACAGAGGAAGACAAAATGTAGCCAGTTTTTTGATAAAAGACCTGCAAGTAAACTGGACCTGGGGAGCTTCTTATTTTGAGAGTCTACTGGTTGATTATGATGCGTGTAGCAACTGGTGCAACTGGAATTATATTGCAGGTGTAGGAAACGATCCTCGGGAGGATCGGTATTTCAATATCATGAGCCAAGCCCAGCGGTATGACCCTCAGGGGGAATATATACGGCAATGGATACCTGAATTATCAGAATTAAAAGGAAAACATGCCCACTTTCCTGCCAGGCTTAAAAAGCAGCGCCTGGAATGTGCAAATATCAGATTAGGGACCGACTACCCGGAACCTATGGTGAGTTTTGATAAGTGGATGTATTGA
- the nth gene encoding endonuclease III gives MTRKERFQAFIHYFAETKPEPQTELSYRNPYELLVAVILSAQCTDKRVNMVTPFLFEAYPNPKLLSQATFDELFPYIKSISYPNNKTKHLIGMSKMLVEQFNSEVPGTVEELQKLPGVGRKTANVISSVIFNQPAMAVDTHVFRVSKRLGLVNQTAKTPLEVEKQLVRHIPDEFIGKAHHWLILHGRYVCLARSPQCHKCELIHFCRYFQKYLS, from the coding sequence ATGACGAGGAAAGAGCGGTTTCAGGCATTTATTCATTATTTTGCTGAAACAAAACCTGAACCTCAAACAGAATTAAGCTACCGTAACCCTTATGAGTTACTGGTAGCTGTTATTTTGAGTGCACAATGTACAGACAAGCGCGTCAATATGGTGACGCCTTTTCTTTTTGAGGCCTACCCTAATCCCAAACTTCTTTCTCAGGCTACTTTTGACGAGCTTTTCCCCTATATCAAAAGTATATCCTATCCCAATAATAAAACCAAGCATCTCATTGGTATGTCTAAAATGCTGGTAGAACAATTTAACTCTGAAGTACCCGGTACGGTTGAAGAGTTACAAAAGCTTCCTGGTGTCGGAAGGAAAACAGCCAATGTCATTTCTTCAGTCATATTCAACCAGCCTGCTATGGCAGTAGATACGCATGTGTTCAGGGTATCCAAAAGATTGGGACTTGTCAACCAGACTGCCAAAACTCCTTTGGAAGTAGAAAAGCAGTTGGTCCGCCATATTCCTGATGAATTTATCGGCAAAGCGCACCATTGGCTTATCCTTCATGGACGCTATGTATGTCTCGCCCGTAGCCCCCAATGCCATAAGTGCGAACTCATCCACTTTTGCCGCTACTTTCAAAAATATTTGTCTTAA
- a CDS encoding RNA polymerase sigma factor: MKKYSVSDSKLVSLYKRGNEAAFEQLVNRHKSRVFTTIYLIVKDECVAEDILQETFIKVINTIKSGRYNEEGKFLPWVMRIAHNLSIDYFRKNKRYPTVVMEDGTSVFNTLDFSEDSAESLQIKKDTHALLRQIIKELPEAQRQVLTMRHYMDMSFKEIADATGVSINTALGRMRYALINLRKKMQKHNIAYDPNIYPR, translated from the coding sequence ATGAAGAAGTATTCAGTCAGCGACAGCAAGCTAGTTTCTTTATATAAAAGAGGAAATGAAGCAGCTTTTGAGCAGTTAGTAAACCGTCACAAATCAAGAGTCTTTACTACCATATACTTGATTGTAAAAGATGAATGTGTGGCAGAAGATATACTGCAGGAAACCTTTATCAAGGTGATAAATACTATCAAATCTGGTAGATATAACGAAGAAGGAAAGTTTTTACCTTGGGTTATGCGTATAGCCCATAATTTATCTATAGATTATTTCCGTAAGAACAAAAGGTATCCTACGGTAGTAATGGAAGATGGAACGAGTGTTTTTAATACGCTGGATTTTTCAGAAGACTCAGCAGAGTCTCTGCAAATCAAAAAAGATACGCATGCATTATTGAGACAAATAATAAAAGAGTTGCCTGAAGCGCAAAGACAGGTACTGACCATGCGCCATTATATGGACATGAGTTTTAAGGAAATTGCAGATGCAACAGGAGTCAGTATCAACACTGCTTTAGGCCGTATGCGTTATGCTCTCATTAATTTGAGGAAGAAAATGCAAAAACATAATATAGCCTATGATCCAAACATTTACCCTAGATGA
- a CDS encoding PKD domain-containing protein — protein sequence MCYLKLGFLLFLPLFFFTHCSDDAHIPGSPPIADAGDDVTIPLDLAGTIALRGDDSSDPDGDLLTYQWTLNNQPEGSSASLNNANEINASVTPDREGVYEISLNVDDGNHPPVQDDVSITILEPLGSPPVANAGENQTVEINATVTLDGGDSSDPDGDSLEYEWVSNTVPVGAVVTINDADQEKATFTPAASGFYSFRLKVTDPSGKTDTDNVDVTVN from the coding sequence ATGTGTTATCTCAAGCTGGGATTTCTCCTTTTTTTACCCCTATTTTTCTTTACTCATTGCAGTGATGATGCACATATCCCTGGTTCTCCTCCCATTGCAGATGCAGGTGATGATGTAACGATACCTTTAGACTTGGCAGGTACTATTGCTCTTCGCGGGGACGATTCTTCTGATCCTGATGGCGATCTCCTCACTTACCAATGGACACTTAATAACCAGCCAGAGGGAAGCTCTGCCAGCCTCAACAACGCCAATGAAATAAATGCTTCTGTTACACCTGATAGAGAAGGCGTATATGAAATTAGTTTAAATGTGGACGATGGTAACCATCCACCTGTACAGGATGATGTAAGCATCACTATTCTGGAGCCGTTAGGTTCACCCCCGGTAGCTAATGCAGGCGAAAATCAAACAGTGGAGATCAATGCTACAGTTACTTTGGATGGTGGCGACTCTTCAGATCCTGATGGCGATTCTCTTGAATATGAATGGGTTTCCAATACTGTTCCTGTGGGAGCAGTGGTCACCATCAATGATGCTGATCAGGAAAAAGCAACTTTTACACCAGCAGCTAGTGGGTTTTATTCTTTTCGGCTCAAGGTTACTGATCCCAGTGGAAAAACAGATACAGATAACGTTGATGTTACCGTAAATTGA